One genomic segment of Mus pahari chromosome 4, PAHARI_EIJ_v1.1, whole genome shotgun sequence includes these proteins:
- the LOC110320912 gene encoding calcium-activated chloride channel regulator 4A-like — translation MMAFSRGPVFLLLLLYLFQMSDTSLVRLNENGYEDIIIAIDPAVPEDTTIIESIKAMVTKASTYLFEATEKRFFFKNVSILIPESWKHSPQYRRPKQESYKHADIKVAPPAFEGRDEPYTRQFTECEEKAEYIHFTPDFVLGRKQNEYGDSGKVLVHEWAHLRWGVFDEYNEDQPFYSASSKKIEATRCSTGVTGMNRVHTCQGGSCITRRCRTNSTTKLYEKDCQFFPDKVQSEKSSIMFMQSIVSVTEFCKKENHNREAPTLHNEKCNLRSTWEVISSSEDFNNSIPMETPPAPPFFSLLRISERIVCLVLDVSGSMSTYDRLNRMNQAAKYFLSQIIENKSWVGMVHFSSQATIMHELIQITSDIERNKLLQTLPTNADGGTSICSGIKTAFQVFKNGEYQTDGTEILLLSDGEDSTAKVCIDEVKDSGAIVHFIALGPSADLAVTNMSILTASLQPTVNSSIFQKTTELESKGAILTNSLWLNDTVVIDSTVGKDTFFLITWSKQAPAIYLRDPKGTQINNFTMDTASKMAYLSIPGTAQVGIWTYNLEAKQNSEILTITVTSRAANSSVPPITVNAKVNTDTNTFPSPMIVYAEVLQGYTPIIGARVTATIESNSGKTEELVLLDNGAGADAFKDDGVYSRFFTAYSVNGRYSLKVRADGGTNTARRSLRHPSSRAAYIPGWVVDGEIQGNPPRPETTEATQPVLEDFSRTAAGGAFVMSNVPSDLSRDLYPPNRITDLQATLNGEEISLTWTAPGDDYDVGRVQQYIIRTNENIFDLRDNFNNSLRVDTTNLTPKEANSKETFAFKPENISEENGTYIFIAIESVDKSNLSSGPSNIAQVALFTPQAEPVPDESPRSSGVSISTIVLSVVGAVVLVCIIVSTTICILKNKRSSSGAATTF, via the exons ATGATGGCTTTCTCCAGGGGgcctgttttcctcctcctcctcctgtaccTGTTTCAGATGTCAGACACTTCCTTGGTAAGGCTGAATGAGAATGGTTATGAAGACATCATTATTGCCATTGATCCTGCTGTGCCAGAAGATACAACAATAATTGAAAGCATAAAG GCAATGGTGACTAAAGCATCTACGTACCTTTTTGAAGCGAcagaaaaaagatttttcttcaaaaatgtgTCTATATTAATTCCTGAGAGTTGGAAACACAGTCCCCAGTACAGGAGGCCAAAACAGGAGAGTTACAAGCAT GCTGACATTAAAGTGGCACCTCCCGCCTTTGAGGGCAGAGATGAGCCCTACACCAGGCAGTTCACAGAGTGTGAAGAGAAAGCAGAATACATCCACTTCACCCCTGACTTTGTACtggggagaaaacaaaatgaatatggAGATTCAG GAAAAGTGTTGGTCCATGAATGGGCCCACCTTCGCTGGGGAGTATTTGATGAGTACAACGAAGACCAGCCATTCTACAGTGCTTCATCAAAGAAAATCGAAGCAACAAG gTGCTCCACAGGTGTCACGGGTATGAATAGAGTCCATACATGCCAAGGGGGCAGCTGTATAACCAGAAGGTGCAGAACTAATTCCACCACAAAGTTATATGAAAAGGATTGTCAATTCTTCCCTGATAAAGTTCAATCAGAAAAGTCATCCATAATGTTCATGCAAAGTATCGTTTCT GTGACTGAattctgtaaaaaagaaaaccataatcGAGAGGCTCCAACTCTACATAATGAAAAGTGCAATTTGAGAAGCACATGGGAAGTAATCAGTAGTTCTGAGGATTTTAACAACAGCATCCCCATGGAGACGCCACCCGCTCCACCCTTCTTCTCCCTGCTGAGGATCAGTGAGAGAATTGTGTGCCTCGTTCTTGATGTGTCTGGGAGTATGTCT ACTTACGATCGTCTGAATCGAATGAACCAAGCAGCAAAATACTTTCTAAGCCAGATAATTGAAAATAAGTCCTGGGTAGGGATGGTTCACTTTAGTAGCCAGGCCACTATTATGCATGAGCTGATCCAAATAACCAGTGACATCGAGAGAAACAAGCTCTTGCAAACCTTACCTACAAATGCCGATGGAGGGACGTCCATCTGCTCTGGAATCAAGACTGCatttcag gtatttaaaaatggagaataCCAAACAGATGGGACTGAGATCTTGCTGTTGAGTGATGGGGAGGACAGCACAGCCAAAGTCTGTATTGACGAGGTGAAAGACAGCGGGGCCATAGTTCATTTCATTGCCTTGGGACCATCGGCTGACTTAGCTGTAACAAACATGAGCATTTTAACAG CATCCTTACAGCCGACGGTCAACAGCAGCATTTTCCAGAAAACTACAGAA CTTGAAAGTAAGGGTGCCATATTGACCAATAGTCTCTGGCTCAATGACACTGTTGTAATTGACAGCACCGTGGGAAAGGACACATTCTTTCTTATCACCTGGAGTAAACAAGCCCCTGCCATTTATCTCAGGGATCCCAAAGGAACACAAATCAACAATTTCACAATGGACACAGCTTCCAAAATGGCCTATCTCAGTATCCCAGGAACAGCTCAG GTGGGAATTTGGACTTACAACCTGGAAGCCAAACAAAATTCAGAGATACTAACGATTACAGTAACCTCTCGGGCAGCAAATTCTTCTGTGCCACCAATCACTGTAAATGCTAAGGTAAACACGGACACTAACACTTTCCCCAGCCCAATGATTGTGTATGCAGAAGTTCTACAAGGGTACACCCCCATCATTGGAGCCCGCGTGACAGCCACCATAGAATCTAACAGTGGAAAGACAGAAGAGCTAGTCCTGCTGGACAACGGTGCAG GGGCTGATGCTTTCAAGGATGATGGGGTCTACTCCAGGTTCTTCACAGCTTATTCAGTGAATGGCAGGTATAGCTTAAAAGTCCGTGCAGATGGAGGAACAAACACTGCCAGGAGGAGTTTACGCCATCCGTCAAGCAGAGCTGCATACATACCAGGCTGGGTAGTGGATG GAGAAATTCAAGGGAACCCACCCAGACCAGAAACGACTGAGGCTACTCAGCCAGTCCTGGAGGATTTCAGCAGGACAGCGGCTGGAGGTGCCTTTGTGATGTCCAATGTTCCAAGTGATCTATCGCGTGATCTGTACCCACCAAATCGAATCACAGACCTCCAGGCCACACTCAATGGGGAAGAGATCAGTCTAACATGGACAGCCCCAGGAGATGATTATGATGTTGGAAGAG TTCAACAGTATATCATAAGAACAAACGAAAATATCTTTGACCTCAGAGACAATTTTAATAATTCTCTTCGGGTTGATACAACAAACCTTACACCAAAAGAAGCCAACTCCAAAGAAACCTTTGCCTTCAAACCAGAAAATATCTCAGAAGAAAATGGAACCTACATATTCATTGCCATTGAAAGTGTCGACAAAAGCAATTTGAGTTCAGGACCATCCAACATCGCACAAGTAGCACTGTTCACTCCTCAGGCAGAGCCTGTCCCTGATGAAAGTCCACGTTCATCAGGAGTTAGTATTTCTACTATTGTGTTGTCTGTGGTGGGAGCTGTTGTACTAGTTTGTATTATTGTAAGTACCACTATTTGTATCTTAAAGAACAAAAGGTCCTCATCAGGAGCTGCAACAACATTTTGA